Genomic window (Helianthus annuus cultivar XRQ/B chromosome 3, HanXRQr2.0-SUNRISE, whole genome shotgun sequence):
ATACAAGTTGATGGGAGCAAAGTTGAAGGATACCGTGAGGGTGCGAAAGATTCTTGAAGAATGGGAGATCCATGCGGATGAAAAAGGCGATGATGGGGGCTGATTAGCTGTTTTGGTTGTTTATTATCTAGAGTTTAGTCTAGTTGTCGGTCCATGTTTTTGGTTGTCTGTGTTTTTGCTttggatttttggatttactTTCATGAGGCatgtctcatgattgaactagtgtagactctctacactacttgtgtttttttggttgtgaatatatagaatcaccggggtaaccctttaccaaaaaaaaagtACACCTTGATCATCATGAAAATGGCTTGAAAATGAAGATGATCTTGCTTGTTCTTTCAAAAATAGTGAAGGAagttgagagcttttgtgtgtgaaagGTAAGGTGTAAATTATGAGAAATGATTCTAGTTAGCTTAGAAAGTAAGTTGTAAAAAGTCTCTAACACCATCCACTTGCAAAGTAAAGTAAATATCCAGATATTTTTGGCAGCAACTTGGTGATGTGGGTCCCACATGGGGCGGCCCAcatagggggggggggtcttgtttTGTGAAAAGATTATAAGTGTTTCAAGTGTTAGAAATTTTAGGTGAAATGTTAGGAAACTTGTATGTGTAAGTGTTTAAATGTTAAGAAGGTGTTAAGTGACTATTACTAGACCATAATGATCCAAATAATACTAGATGGTCACTAAAAAAAGATCCGATATTGTTCGGATATTCGTTTCGAAAGGTTTCGGTTAgatgttatttgaacgctaagttgtgtaacttgtgtgaattgatgtagatATTGGTTCGGATGGTACCCGAAGGTATCCTcatatgaattctatgttaaactGCACCTTTATATGTTGTATAAATATTAAATggctgatttctgcagaatttctgcggaaaagtgttgaaattgtcacttttagtgcttttcggctAGTTTTTAGTCTTATCGGACTTCGGAAAGGCTTTAAATCAGacccttgcattcctagttagggtttaatatatattagatgttggattttcgtctgagtcctaaagatgtcgtttagatggTTTCTGTGGATCCtgcgttttcgtcagaatactagtttactaggtgcttttctagtagtttcgatgcattgtttaaactgtttcaaatgtattcaataaaaatgaatcatgtgcatcctaagtaagtaagtattccatgagtattctaagtgtataTTACAAAATACGCAGTTCGGgtgttcaaaatgcataaaaatgtagctaaaatgagtattttaagtgtaagaaagttaccgtaaagtggcagttgtcacattctccccctgttattgagaatttcatcccgaaattcaagctgagTCATTCTTTGCAGGAGTATTCTCGAACAGGTGGGGggtattttggttttgatttgtttttcacgttcccaagtatactcgggTCAGTGTCGAGAGTTCCATCGTACTTTTATTACTTTGATATGACTCCTCCGTGTTTTCTAGAtcttccaatccgtgacctcaacaggttcttcagtgAATTGGAGTTTGTCGTCAATAGGAACCTTATCTGCCGGGATGATAACTGtctcttgcgttggactcttcttaAGATTTGACACATGAAACGTGTCGTGCACACTACAAAGTTCCTCTGGTAACTTCAGCTTGTAGGCAACGGTGCAAAActtttctaagatttcaaatGGTCCTACATATCGTGGGTTAAGCTTTCCACGCATACCGAACTTTGCTACGccctttgtcacaccccgaccacgtagaacatacaaaacgtggcggaaacgtcggggagtgttgtaacagaatcaattgtttcaaatcaatggcaaatgaagtttcgttttattaatcaaacatgaaagtttacattgttttatacaagaaccaaagagtacataacataatttaactagttcttgtctcgttttaagtcactaaggcacaggtccgcctaagtatgtcttgataagtcctatgcatcatctcctgaaaacatatgtgaaaataggtacgtcagcataaaaatgcctgtgagatacattggttttgtgaaaacggaattcatgacttatgtttgagaaaatgtttagtcatgaaccttgtattttgctttgtcttgtaaatcctttgaaaaacgataagatcagatgatatgtataaataagagaacactgtatggttaaacggataaccatgtaaaatgagtttgtataagataagtcgtttgtaaaacaatgtctcgtgaaaagtgtgttatttgtataaaatgtcatatgtctcaaattgaaatgattcaaataacgctactatgtgtaataccatacaaacacttatatataggaagtaccagcggcgtatccaccatgcttgtatcatattacacacgcctcgttacttaatcacttactcaaaccaaaccatcaggatgaaatgtttaacaattgtggaaatgtttatgtatagtcaaatgtctattgtcaaatgtaaatcatgtcaacggatacaactggtttacacggttcaatggttacaaacggttcatataatcgaagggttaagacggttcacatggtcaaatggttacaacggttcaaaatgtagtataatgtgttcatatgctggatgagcatatgcaacagaaatgcaatgtaaggcaatgtactaactacgcacacaatgggcatacatagcatgtaatgtaaagcaatgtactaagtaagcacataatgggcatacatagcatgtaatgtaaggcaatgtactaagtacgcacataatgggcatacatagcatgtaatgtaaggcaatgtactaagtacgcacacaatgggcatacatagcatgaaatgtattgtaaagtgatgtgctaagtatgcacacaatggacatatatagcataaacacaatgaaatcatatACTaaatatgtactatcgaacatagcaagtatatggtACGATTAGCATTAAACCCTCTCTCTCTCCTTTAGGCGATTTCTTGTTCTTCTCCATGAATCCTTCAGTTTTTCTTCGTAATCTtatgtataacagtctgtgattattgttttgttttcaaaacagTATAACGAATCTGTTAGCATTTGTGATCGATCCAAAACTAGGGTTTTTTCTTCTTTCATTCAAATCGCTGCCCTAGAAACTTATTCGATTCTCTGATTTATTACCCTGGTTGTTATTGATTGCGGTTAGCTGTGActaatttagctagattgataaCTCTGGGttaatcgattaagggttgagaTTCGTTTTTTTAGGGTTTAAAGGATTAGGGTTTTTGAGTTTCTTGTTTTTCGGCCGACGTGTTCTTTGCATGGTTTTCTGTTGTTTTGGTAATTGAGAGAGTTGTTTCTAATTGTTATGGATGATCGAAAGAAACCTGATGGCAATGCGCAAGATGGTAGATTCAAGCCGCCATTACCGTATCAAGGATTAGCTAGCCGTGTAGTGAACATCGAAGGGAATGTTTTCGCTCCTCGTAGGGGTATTGTTTCGAACAATCAATCTGAACCGAAAAAGATTAATGTAATAGATGAACTGTTGAAGGTAACTCAGCCAGTAGTTAACGAGTATGTAACCCCTGATGTATCCCATATTGAGCCGATTAGGGCTGATGTCAGCGAAGCCGGAGATGTTAATCAGGTTAAGCCGATTTCTTATGCTGACTCTTTGAAGATTCAGAACCCTCCTAAGATTAACTTCAGGTCTCTAGCTAGTTCCATGCAGCATGATGATTGTGATGTCGTTTTACCGGTAGAATCGGTTAGGGTTGTGCAGGATAAGTTAGCGAATACTTTGTACGGGTATTTCTTGGGAGACCGCATTGCTTACCCTGTAGTGGAATTTTTTGCTAAAAATAACTGGAAAAAGTATGGTCTGCAGAGGTCAATGATGAATGCAAATGGCTTCTTCTTTAAGTTTGCTGATCGGAAAGGTATGGAGGATGTACTGGCTTCGGGTCCATGGATAATAAGGTCACAACCTTTCTTTCTTCAGGAATGGAGCCCGTCTACAAAGCTTGAAAAGAAGGAGGTTACTAAAGTTCAGGTATGGGTTAAAATCCATGAAGTTCCTTTAGCTGCCTACACGGAGGATGGTCTTAGTATGATTGCAACTGCTATTGGAGAGCCTAAGCTCCTTGATTCTTATACTACCTCGATGTGTGTGGACAACTGGGGTCGTAGTAGTTTCGCTAGAGCTCTTGTGGAGGTGTCGGCTGAAAAGAATCTTAAGGAGGAAATCACTATGGCTATTCCTAAGCTGAATGGGGAAGGTTTTATGAAAGAGACATTGTATGTTGAATATGAATGGAACCCACTCCGGTGCTCGGCGTGTTGTGTCTTCGGGCATTCTGATGATACGTGCCCTAAGAAGCCAGCGGTTCATGCTCATACGGCTAGTCAAAAGGGGAGTAGACAACCTGGTAACCATGGCAAATCACAAAGGAAAGCAGCCCCTAAAGTTGATGATGATGGATATACGGATGTTCCTCTTAAAAAGATGGCAAGAAAATCAGGTATCCCGATTTCTAAGCCCAAACCAAAGTTTGAGTATAGACCGATTAGTAACAAGCAGATTCAGGGTTTACATACAAACTCGGATAACGTTGGTAGTAGCAAGAAATCTGATAATTCGGGGGTCCTCGTGTCTCGTAATCGGTTTGATGTTCTAAGTGGTGAAGTTGGGGAATCTAGCGGTACGGCTAGGAGAGTAGATGATGGAGCGGAATCTTCGGATGATGAAGAGGTGATAGAGGTGTACAATGAGACGAATGATTTCCTTAAAGTCGATCCAAGCAACGATATTCATaaaaaaggggcaagcactccttcttcAGGGGGTCTTAATGATTAGTTTGGTTGTTTGGAATattagggggttgaaccgcccgcTAAAACAAAATGAGGTTCGTCAGGTGGTCAAAGATAACAAGTTAACTTTATGTGCGATTCTTGAGTCTCATGTGGGTTTGGATAATCTTCAGAAGGTTTGCAAAGCTGTTTTCCGTAGATGGGATTGGACTTCAAATGGGGGTTGTTGTAATAAAGGAGCTCGGATTATTTTGGGATGGGATCCCTTGGAGGTCGATGTTATGGTTCTGTCGATGTCAGCTCAAGTCTTACATATTCAGGTTTTTTGTAAGGCTAATAATCGTATGTTCTTCTGCTCCCTTATATATGCTGCGAATTATTATGTTGATCGGAGGGATCTTTGGCAGAGTTTACGTGTGCATAATGGTCTCGCTCATGATAAACCGTGGGTGATAATGGGAGATTTCAATTCAGCCTTGAATACTGAAGATAAGTCTTGTGGCTCTTCATCTGTTACATCTAGTATGCGTGAGTTTAAAGACTGTCTTCAAGAGATTGAAGTTTTCGATATAAACCGGATAGGACTACATTTCACTTGGAGTCAAAAGCCCAAAGAAGGtattggtttgttgaaaaagatTGATAGAGTGTTGGGCAATGCTTCATTCGTTGGTGCCTACCCGGAATCGGTTGCCATTTTCAGGCCCTATGGTATCTCGGATCACTGTCCTTGTATCTTAAAGCTTTTCTCGGCTGGTAAATCTAAACCAAAACCTTTCAAGTTTGCAAACTTTCTGGTGCATAAGCCGGGTTTCTTGGATATTGTTAAATCTAAATGGGATGTGCACATTAATGGAGTTCATCAGTTTCGAGTTATGAAAAAACTCACGCTTATGAAATCTTCGCTTCGTGTCCTCTTGTTTCAACAAGGTAATCTTCACGAAAAGGTAGAGAATCTGCGTGCCAATCTTGAGGGTCTTCAGCATGATATTGATATGGATCCCCTAAACGATGGTTACGGGCCCAAGAAGCGGCTATCCAAAAGGAGTTTCAGGAGGCTTTGCTTGATGAGGAAAGATTCCTCAAGCAGAAATCTAAAGTGGAGTGGCTCCGTGCGGGTGATGCTAATACGGCTTATTTCCATTCGTCCCTAAAGTGTAAAAACCATTTTAAGCGTATTGATGTGATATCGGATTCGAATGGCAACACTTATGAAGGGGATAATGTGGCTGCGGCTTTTGTCAGTCATTATGAGCAGTTTTTGGGGTGTGCGGGTCAGATTTCTTTACAGCCATCTCCGGATATTTTCACTAACAAGCTGGATTCTGATTCTGCTAATCATATGACGCGTCCGGTTACATTGGAGGAAGTTAAATCAGCTATGTTTTCGATTGGGAATGATAAAGCCCCTGGTCCTGATGGCTACACGGCTGCGTTTTTTAAAGGTTCTTGGCAGATTGTGGGGAGTGATGTTTCAAATGCTGTTCTTGACTTTTTCAACACTGGTAATCTGCTGAAGCAACTCAATCATACGTTAGTCGTTCTGATTCCAAAGGTATCGTCTCCGACTAGAATTACTGACTATCGTCCTATTTCCTGCTGTAATGTCATTTTTAAATGCATTAGCAAAGTGCTAGCAGATAGGCTGAAAGGTTCTTTAAGCAAGATTGTGAGCATAAACCAATCAGCTTTTGTTCCTGGTCGGAAAATTTCGGATAATATCCTTCTTACGCAAGAATTGATGCACAATTACCATCGCCATTTTGGCCCTCCTCGATGTGCGTTTAAAGTTGATATCCAGAAGGCTTATGATACGGTAGATTGGGGTTTTCTTAAGAATGTTTTACTCGGGTTCGGTTTTAACGACATTATGGTCAACTGGATCATGTTATGTGTGTCTACGGCCTCCTATTCGATATGTGTCAACGGGAATATTCATGGTTATTTTCAGGGGAAAAGAGGGTTAAGGCAAGGTGATCCTTTATCCCCTTATCTTTTCACTCTCGTGATGGAAGTTTTGACGTGTATTCTCAATCATGCTACAAGGATTGATTCGTCCTTCAGGTTTCATAATAAATGTGAAAAGCAGCGTATTGTTAATCTTTGTTTCGCGGACGATTTATTCCTATTTGCTAGAGGTGATGTGAGTTCGGCTAGATGTATTATGTCTTCGCTCACGAAGTTCACTCGAATGTCGGGGCTGATTCCGAGTGCGCAGAAAAGTACAGGATTTTTTTGTAATGTGCCGAATAATGTTAAAAGGGAAATCTTGTCTATCATGCCTTTCGTGGAGGGTTCGTTGCCGGTAAAATATTTGGGGGTTCCACTTATTTCTTCTAGACTCTTGTACAAGGATTGTAGTGTTCTTGTGGAGCGTCTTGAAAATCGGATAGATAATTGGAAGAACAGAATGTTATCTTTTGCAGGCAGGTTGCAATTAATCATTTCCGTCCTTTCGGCTCTTCATGTGTATTGGTCTTCGGTTTTTATTTTACCAGCTAGAGTCATTAAGGAGTTGGAATCAAAAATGCGTAATTTCCTTTGGGCTCAATCGCCTTCTCAGCGGGGTAGGGCGAAAGTATCTTGGAGTTCGGTTTGTGTGCCTAAACATGAGGGAGGTTTGGGTATTCGTCGGATCGCAGATGTAAATAAAGCTCTCATGGTGTCGCATATTTGGAGCATTCTAAGCAACCGTAATTCGCTTTGGGTGGCTTGGATTCACTCTTATCGTTTAAAAGGTCGGAGTTTTTGGGATCATAGGGTTCCGACTTCTTGCTGTTGGAGTTGGAGGAAGATATCTCAACTTAGGCCTTTAATTAGACAGCATGTTTGGTCTCAAATTGGGAACGGTAATAACACTTATGCTTGGTTTGACTTGTGGAGTTCTATCGGTCCGTTATGCAATTTTCTAACTCCTAGAGTTATAATCAGAGAGGGTTTCTCGCTGAATGCTACAGTGGCGGATGTTCATACGGAGGGCTCCTGGTTATGGCCGGATGCATGGAGAGATACTTATCCGGTGCTTATACAATTAGATCTCATGCAACGGAACGTGAATAACCAGGATCGGCTGTTGTGGAGGGATGGTGACAAGCTTAGCGAGTACTCCTCTTCAGGGGTCTGGAATTCGGTTCGGGCTAGGGAGCAGGAGGTGAATTGGGCGAGTATTGTTTGGTTCTCTCAATGTGTTCCTCGGCACGCCTTTTTGATGTGGCTCATTGTTCGACGAAAGCTTCTAACTCAAGATAAGATCTTGCAATGGAGCTATCCCCGGAGAAaaaatatgaacatgatgtgcTGCCTCTTATGCTATGAAAATGTGGATTCGCATGATCACTTGTTTTTTAAGTGCAAGTTGTCCTCGGAAATATGGTGCACGGTCCGATCTAAAGTTGGTATGGATAGTGTTGAGCCGCGATGGACCGAGATTGTGGAATGGTTGAAGCATCGGTCGCGTTCGAAATCAGCGACAAACCTGCTGTGTAAATTGATAGTTGCAGCCTCTATGTATGTTATTTGGCAGGAAAGAAACAATCGTTTGTTCAAAAACCATGCGAGGCCTCCGGACATCATTTCTAAAGCCGTGATAGATAGTGTCAGATACAAGTTGATGGGGCTCAGATTCAAGAACACAACTAGAGTTCGGGAGTTGCTGGAAAAATGGGAGATTCATGATGCTGATTTACTTATGGAGAACGGTTAATTCATTTGGTCTAGTGTCGTGAGGGTCTAGATTGTGGTCTAGTGGTCGTTTTGCTTGGTTTGCTTTGTTTTCCTTGTTGGTTGTTTATTCTTGTTTACTTTCATGAGGGTATGTCTCATGACTGAACTAGTAAGGATGTTACCTTACTACTTGTTTTtgttggttgtgaatatataaaatcaccggggtaaccctttacccaaaaaaacatagcaagtatatgatgtgaaaacatggaaagcatgaaagtaacaggtaggcacatgtgtttcaccccaaaacagtttggaaaacagtaaaagaggggttcaatgtactcaccttaggttgctttgaattccttgtgtaataatcacacaatgctagagatcacgggatatcaaacggcacctaataggtagctatattaatataccggaccaaagtcggaaggatcggatagtatgcgggttcgtaatccaaacgagtatggagactcgtgtaatatggtctaacaaagcctacatactaaaatgaaacctaacctaagtgcttgcgacccattacgacccgttttaggtagcttatgctgcCTTAACGCATCAttcgcgtataacgcgtttggaacgcctaacatcgtgaccacaaggtataacctcggaaggttacagctatggtcacctaatgtgtttggtcaggtcctaatgatcgaccaaatgggtcgggttcgaaagtataagcgatggtttagatcgcttaccttacgaccctatataagcactatactaaaagtgacgagctaagcatgttagaacatgcttaactaagtttagaaaacaggtttggcatcaaaacaaacggctttgatgctcacgagtagtttggttacaaaatacgcaagaatgcgcattttggccgaaactacgactcgtcactgagcctagataacgtggtaatcagtaggtatagtcactacggactataaccatcgtgatcacgctcacgttatgaagttccatgaacttcgtgttgaccataggctggtcacacagaaagtcaaacaaaactttgactttcggactcgaaaagcgaataaaagaacgaaagaacacttacgaagggtccccgaatgctaatctagatcaaaatggctcaggtatgaaacaaaggttccaacttagagctcttgatcagatttttgtgggttttactcaaaaggggggggggtatttataggaaaagtaaagccgttaggatcgtttcttgaatatcgtgtcacgatcttaagcgtacacttgtcaaaatgttgtggcgccttatcttgacccttagctcctgagattgtgaaagggcattgccctttggtgtgtttgaaaggccaagtttgcaagaaagacaaactttctgttactgaaggggccatgcggcccgcatcaggatatgcacaaactcaggcaGGCCGCCTgagcctgtctgatctgcacatactttcagaaatggcagttttggtccctgttgcgtatttaagccatttccgacacttctaaggcccgtaaagtcaactttaaggccctaaatgatgcctaaacattgtggacatgaaacatgctcaaaaatatgtcggatgttggttcgtttggccgtacgatcgcgatgttcggttaattacgacggaatgcgcataagcgcgaaaaacgatccaaatgacgtgacgaatggattttttctcatgccaaacactaaggcataatattataatgcttacataaatttttggatgtccggatgtattcagaacgtaagttatgcgcgaaagtgcaaacttgtgcactttttgacacttttagcccctgaatgatccaaaagtttgttttagcataccaaacccctcaaagcctatttctaagctatgtaaaggatatttatggtatgtttaacttatggacatgttctggaatgttcgttacagttcgaattggcatactttcgcagtttgtcaagtttagtccctgtaagcgaattaacttgtttttgccataccaaagccttcaaaacttatttctaagttatgtaaaggttatttaaggtatgttaagtatattttgatgttccggagtatttttcgcattaaactgagtacgtttacgcaccagtttgcgtataattctccagaaagcgatgtagagtttgaaattgaacaagaattgatatgtgcaaaagatacacatatttatacaagatcccaagtatgaaatacaatatttcatcggcttggtatttgtttgatggtcgcggtttCTCAGGtatcacagtctcccctactttaggaaattttgtcccgaaatttattcgtaggattgtattagtgactttgccaaatacccaccatcgatatgcaaggcaatatcctgtcatttccttgacGGTCATTCTTcataaacgaaaatgaacagacggagtcattttcctcaacgagtattcttcagaaatggaaatgacggaataagcaaacggatgttcatttcctcaacggacaaatcttcagaagcgaaaaatgaacagacggagtcattttcaatggttgcttcatcagaaatggaaatgaaggattacacaacggatattcatttccccaacggataaatcttcagatacaaaaatgaactaacggagtcattttcaacggttgcttcatcagagttggaaatgaaggattacacaacggatattcatttccccaacggataaatcgtcagaaacgaaaatgaactaacggagtcattttcaacggttgcttcatcagagt
Coding sequences:
- the LOC110931766 gene encoding uncharacterized protein LOC110931766, producing the protein MDDRKKPDGNAQDGRFKPPLPYQGLASRVVNIEGNVFAPRRGIVSNNQSEPKKINVIDELLKVTQPVVNEYVTPDVSHIEPIRADVSEAGDVNQVKPISYADSLKIQNPPKINFRSLASSMQHDDCDVVLPVESVRVVQDKLANTLYGYFLGDRIAYPVVEFFAKNNWKKYGLQRSMMNANGFFFKFADRKGMEDVLASGPWIIRSQPFFLQEWSPSTKLEKKEVTKVQVWVKIHEVPLAAYTEDGLSMIATAIGEPKLLDSYTTSMCVDNWGRSSFARALVEVSAEKNLKEEITMAIPKLNGEGFMKETLYVEYEWNPLRCSACCVFGHSDDTCPKKPAVHAHTASQKGSRQPGNHGKSQRKAAPKVDDDGYTDVPLKKMARKSGIPISKPKPKFEYRPISNKQIQGLHTNSDNVGSSKKSDNSGVLVSRNRFDVLSGEVGESSGTARRVDDGAESSDDEEVIEVGLNRPLKQNEVRQVVKDNKLTLCAILESHVGLDNLQKVCKAVFRRWDWTSNGGCCNKGARIILGWDPLEVDVMVLSMSAQVLHIQVFCKANNRMFFCSLIYAANYYVDRRDLWQSLRVHNGLAHDKPWVIMGDFNSALNTEDKSCGSSSVTSSMREFKDCLQEIEVFDINRIGLHFTWSQKPKEGIGLLKKIDRVLGNASFVGAYPESVAIFRPYGISDHCPCILKLFSAGKSKPKPFKFANFLVHKPGFLDIVKSKWDVHINGVHQFRVMKKLTLMKSSLRVLLFQQEAAIQKEFQEALLDEERFLKQKSKVEWLRAGDANTAYFHSSLKCKNHFKRIDVISDSNGNTYEGDNVAAAFVSHYEQFLGCAGQISLQPSPDIFTNKLDSDSANHMTRPVTLEEVKSAMFSIGNDKAPGPDGYTAAFFKGSWQIVGSDVSNAVLDFFNTGNLLKQLNHTLVVLIPKVSSPTRITDYRPISCCNVIFKCISKVLADRLKGSLSKIVSINQSAFVPGRKISDNILLTQELMHNYHRHFGPPRCAFKVDIQKAYDTVDWGFLKNVLLGFGFNDIMVNWIMLCVSTASYSICVNGNIHGYFQGKRGLRQGDPLSPYLFTLVMEVLTCILNHATRIDSSFRFHNKCEKQRIVNLCFADDLFLFARGDVSSARCIMSSLTKFTRMSGLIPSAQKSTGFFCNVPNNVKREILSIMPFVEGSLPVKYLGVPLISSRLLYKDCSVLVERLENRIDNWKNRMLSFAGRLQLIISVLSALHVYWSSVFILPARVIKELESKMRNFLWAQSPSQRGRAKVSWSSVCVPKHEGGLGIRRIADVNKALMVSHIWSILSNRNSLWVAWIHSYRLKGRSFWDHRVPTSCCWSWRKISQLRPLIRQHVWSQIGNGNNTYAWFDLWSSIGPLCNFLTPRVIIREGFSLNATVADVHTEGSWLWPDAWRDTYPVLIQLDLMQRNVNNQDRLLWRDGDKLSEYSSSGVWNSVRAREQEVNWASIVWFSQCVPRHAFLMWLIVRRKLLTQDKILQWSYPRRKNMNMMCCLLCYENVDSHDHLFFKCKLSSEIWCTVRSKVGMDSVEPRWTEIVEWLKHRSRSKSATNLLCKLIVAASMYVIWQERNNRLFKNHARPPDIISKAVIDSVRYKLMGLRFKNTTRVRELLEKWEIHDADLLMENG